A single region of the Desulfotignum phosphitoxidans DSM 13687 genome encodes:
- a CDS encoding gamma carbonic anhydrase family protein, with protein MAVYQYGDRIPTIGKNTYISDSARVIGDVVIQDNCYIGHGAIVRGDYGTIHIGNGTAVEEGAILHIRPDGLLELEDHVTVGHGAIIHGRLIQTHAVIGIGAIIGFDVVVGAWAIVAEGSVIPQKTHIPDEKITGGVPYKIIGDVQPRHKEFWTYGKQLYVDLARDYPEKLKKLG; from the coding sequence ATGGCCGTTTATCAATATGGAGACCGGATTCCGACAATCGGAAAAAATACATATATCAGTGATTCAGCAAGGGTGATCGGGGATGTGGTGATCCAGGACAACTGCTACATCGGTCATGGCGCTATTGTCCGGGGAGATTACGGCACGATTCATATCGGCAACGGCACGGCCGTGGAGGAAGGGGCCATTCTTCATATCCGCCCGGACGGTCTGCTGGAACTGGAAGATCATGTGACCGTGGGTCATGGCGCCATCATCCATGGCCGGCTGATCCAAACCCATGCCGTTATCGGCATCGGGGCGATCATCGGGTTTGATGTGGTGGTGGGGGCCTGGGCCATTGTGGCGGAAGGGTCGGTCATTCCCCAGAAAACCCATATTCCGGATGAAAAAATCACCGGCGGCGTGCCATACAAAATCATCGGAGATGTTCAGCCGCGGCACAAGGAGTTCTGGACTTACGGCAAGCAGCTGTATGTCGATCTTGCCCGGGACTACCCCGAAAAGCTGAAAAAACTGGGCTGA
- a CDS encoding MBL fold metallo-hydrolase: MTPLYFILVLLVVGALFFAGKIIQLNKGRQQTEKEISGTQVHQIPSPGAVNQLTLLPLVDFHAADPSLKTEPGVSYLIKADDVTILMDCGFNKEKAHPSPLLHNMEKLGISLSDPDMIFFSHLHLDHVGGMTEQKTQTFSLSRGPVSLPDIPIYSPAPVTGSRWNPSANARVISDPTELKPGIFSIGTIPRYLFLMGRTLENALAIHVKGKGIVLIVGCGHQTIERIIDRAKALFDEPIHGIIGGLHYPVNGGRIMLGPVNIQRIVGSDTPPWQGIREADVENAIAAIQKVSPGIVALSPHDTSDWAIDRFRQAFGAAYVDVKVGQPIEI; this comes from the coding sequence ATGACACCATTGTATTTTATCCTGGTTTTACTGGTGGTGGGAGCGCTGTTTTTTGCCGGTAAAATTATCCAGCTGAATAAAGGAAGGCAGCAGACAGAAAAAGAGATTTCAGGCACACAGGTCCATCAAATCCCTTCGCCGGGAGCGGTCAACCAGCTGACCCTTCTTCCGCTGGTGGATTTTCATGCCGCAGACCCGTCTCTGAAAACCGAACCCGGTGTGTCCTATCTCATCAAAGCCGACGATGTCACCATTCTCATGGATTGCGGTTTCAACAAAGAAAAAGCCCATCCGTCTCCATTGCTTCACAACATGGAAAAGCTGGGCATTTCCCTGTCCGACCCTGACATGATTTTTTTCAGCCACCTGCACCTGGATCATGTGGGCGGCATGACCGAGCAGAAAACGCAGACATTCAGCCTGTCCCGGGGGCCCGTGTCCCTGCCGGATATCCCAATCTATTCTCCGGCCCCGGTAACCGGGTCCCGGTGGAATCCCAGTGCAAACGCCAGGGTGATTTCAGACCCGACGGAATTGAAGCCCGGCATTTTCAGCATCGGCACCATTCCCAGATATCTGTTTCTGATGGGACGCACCCTGGAGAATGCCCTGGCCATCCATGTCAAAGGCAAGGGAATCGTTTTGATTGTGGGCTGCGGCCACCAGACCATCGAACGGATCATCGATCGGGCCAAGGCGTTGTTTGACGAACCCATCCACGGGATTATCGGCGGGCTTCATTATCCCGTGAACGGAGGACGGATCATGCTGGGACCCGTCAATATCCAGCGCATTGTGGGATCTGACACCCCGCCGTGGCAGGGCATCCGGGAAGCGGATGTGGAAAACGCCATTGCCGCCATCCAAAAGGTCTCCCCCGGCATTGTGGCATTGTCTCCCCACGATACCTCGGACTGGGCCATTGACCGGTTCCGGCAGGCATTCGGCGCCGCGTATGTGGATGTCAAGGTGGGACAGCCAATCGAGATCTGA
- a CDS encoding DUF748 domain-containing protein → MDAPESKHFQRHWLMRVLLSKTLIISVALIITYTLAGFFLAPYLIKRQSTQFARESLNCLMVMEEVRVNPFTLTLDIKNFDLKKREGSPLIAFKAIFVNFEIASLWRRAWTFADVRLEGPVVNLQIEPEGRINFIDIADRIPKKENEEKTKGDERLPRVIFEHIALNQGRLVFTDLSGPTPGSITLETIDLALKNLTTLPDQKGVYSLEATLPHGGKLTGAGDVSLHPLWSEGRVKVEGFKTVSAWEFLQDDILLDKPGGEVDLDARYEFAHTDQSPGFVIEELKVLVSALELKARGDGEPILFVDTIRLDDGRVDLASGSFQAGGLAENLNLIFEGVSLKEMRQEAPLVTLGSLAVEGGRIDLETRQVTLEKVLVEGGHAAMVLEKAGTLNLLRVLGKRNVDNRQEKNDVVVAKTQAEEMPWSVAVGSVETAGLSVAFTDQKLSPAPAVTLQDITLKLADFRSEGKASVPFEASLTVEQGGTMNARGRFTLAQKSAEATVRVSNLALTPFQPYVAQYAYLSVDAGDFNAAGKVIYGEKKNGPNLQFSGNAHITDLLVSEVGTTKRFLAWQDLKADNITLGLGPEQLDIGEVHLIKPYGKLIIYKDKSLNLAKVLRHNKKTVEGKNPVPQVETPGGFPVDVRRIRIEKGVLDFADLSLRLPFAAKIYELKGAVVGLSSRQGARAQIELKGRVNEYGTSSIQGQIEPLNIKHFTDIDMIFRNVEMTNITPYTGKFAGYRIASGRLSLDLHYLIQQSELKGSNQIILDNLTLGEKVESPDAPDIPLEFAVALLKDADGRIDIGLPVSGNLDDPQFRFGDLIWKTLINFFTKIITSPFRALAGMLDVEKEHLETIEFEPGRAVLPPPEREKVKTLSEALARRPQLTLKIQGRFDPVKDGEALKSMAIRHEIAGRAGRVVGPNEDAGPMDMSNPLVQRAIETMVTERISADALAAARENAAKQTAVANKKKEKKPAEPLPSDSSCELYTALLQKLVDAQPVTKARLHELARERAEAIKQEFVEAETIDETRLTVLEPSAAQEKDEKAVSSGLTLDVHR, encoded by the coding sequence ATGGATGCTCCGGAAAGCAAACATTTTCAAAGGCATTGGCTCATGAGGGTTTTGCTGAGCAAAACTCTCATCATCTCTGTTGCCCTGATTATCACCTACACCCTGGCAGGCTTTTTTCTTGCCCCCTATCTGATCAAGCGTCAATCCACGCAGTTTGCCCGGGAATCCCTCAACTGCCTCATGGTCATGGAAGAGGTCCGGGTAAACCCGTTCACCCTCACCCTGGATATCAAGAACTTTGACCTCAAAAAAAGAGAGGGATCCCCGTTAATCGCATTCAAGGCGATTTTTGTCAACTTCGAGATCGCCAGTCTCTGGCGCCGGGCCTGGACCTTTGCGGATGTCCGCCTGGAAGGCCCGGTCGTGAATCTGCAAATAGAACCTGAGGGCCGCATCAACTTTATTGATATCGCAGACCGGATCCCAAAGAAGGAAAATGAGGAAAAAACCAAAGGAGATGAGCGCTTGCCGCGCGTCATCTTTGAGCACATTGCCTTGAACCAGGGGCGACTCGTTTTCACGGACTTATCCGGCCCGACCCCGGGCAGTATTACGCTGGAGACGATTGACCTGGCGCTCAAAAACCTTACCACGCTGCCGGACCAAAAGGGAGTCTATTCCCTGGAAGCGACCCTTCCCCACGGCGGAAAGCTCACAGGGGCCGGCGATGTTTCCCTCCATCCTCTCTGGTCCGAAGGCAGGGTAAAGGTGGAGGGATTCAAGACCGTTTCGGCATGGGAATTTTTGCAGGATGACATTCTTCTGGACAAACCCGGGGGTGAAGTAGACCTCGACGCCCGCTACGAATTTGCCCATACGGATCAATCCCCTGGTTTTGTCATCGAAGAATTAAAAGTGCTTGTCTCGGCCCTGGAACTCAAGGCCCGGGGGGACGGGGAGCCGATTCTCTTTGTGGACACCATTCGTCTCGATGACGGCCGGGTTGATCTGGCTTCTGGATCGTTTCAGGCGGGGGGCCTGGCCGAGAACCTGAACCTCATCTTCGAGGGCGTGTCCCTGAAAGAGATGAGGCAGGAGGCGCCCCTGGTCACGCTGGGAAGTCTTGCCGTGGAGGGAGGCCGCATCGACCTTGAAACCCGGCAGGTGACCCTGGAAAAAGTTTTGGTGGAGGGCGGGCATGCCGCCATGGTGCTGGAAAAGGCCGGCACCTTGAACCTGTTGCGCGTGCTCGGAAAAAGAAATGTCGACAACCGCCAAGAAAAAAATGACGTCGTTGTGGCCAAGACCCAGGCGGAAGAAATGCCCTGGTCCGTTGCCGTCGGCTCAGTGGAGACGGCCGGGTTGAGCGTGGCTTTCACAGATCAGAAGCTGTCTCCTGCGCCCGCGGTGACCCTTCAAGACATCACGCTGAAACTTGCCGATTTTCGCAGTGAAGGCAAGGCCTCTGTTCCCTTTGAAGCGTCTCTGACGGTAGAGCAAGGGGGCACCATGAATGCCAGGGGACGCTTCACTCTCGCTCAGAAAAGCGCGGAAGCGACGGTCCGTGTGTCGAACCTGGCCCTGACACCTTTTCAGCCCTACGTGGCACAATATGCCTACCTGAGCGTGGATGCGGGGGATTTCAACGCTGCGGGAAAGGTGATCTACGGTGAGAAAAAAAATGGTCCGAACCTGCAATTCTCCGGCAATGCGCACATCACGGATCTGCTCGTTTCCGAGGTGGGCACCACGAAAAGATTTCTTGCCTGGCAGGACTTGAAGGCGGACAATATCACGCTGGGGCTTGGGCCTGAACAGCTTGACATCGGAGAAGTCCACCTCATTAAACCCTATGGAAAGCTGATCATATATAAAGACAAGAGCCTGAACCTGGCCAAGGTGCTGCGGCACAACAAAAAAACGGTTGAGGGGAAAAACCCGGTGCCCCAAGTGGAAACTCCCGGCGGATTTCCCGTGGATGTTCGGAGAATCCGCATCGAAAAAGGTGTCCTCGATTTCGCAGACCTGAGTCTCCGCCTACCATTTGCCGCAAAGATCTATGAATTGAAGGGCGCAGTCGTCGGGCTCTCCTCCAGACAAGGAGCCCGGGCGCAGATTGAGCTCAAAGGCCGGGTAAATGAATATGGCACATCCAGTATCCAGGGGCAGATCGAGCCGCTCAATATCAAGCATTTCACGGACATTGACATGATTTTCAGGAACGTGGAGATGACCAACATCACCCCGTACACGGGGAAATTCGCCGGATACAGGATCGCCTCCGGAAGGCTCTCTCTCGATCTTCACTACCTGATCCAGCAAAGTGAGCTCAAAGGGAGCAACCAGATCATCCTGGACAACCTCACGCTGGGCGAGAAGGTGGAAAGCCCTGATGCGCCCGACATTCCCCTGGAGTTTGCCGTTGCGCTTCTCAAGGATGCCGACGGCCGGATCGACATCGGGCTCCCCGTTTCCGGCAACCTGGACGATCCTCAGTTCCGCTTTGGGGATCTCATATGGAAAACCCTTATCAATTTTTTCACCAAAATCATCACTTCCCCTTTCAGGGCACTGGCCGGCATGCTCGACGTGGAAAAAGAGCATCTCGAGACCATCGAGTTTGAACCGGGCAGGGCCGTGTTGCCTCCTCCGGAGCGAGAAAAAGTGAAGACCCTTTCCGAAGCCCTTGCCAGGCGTCCGCAACTCACGCTGAAAATCCAGGGCCGGTTTGACCCGGTCAAAGACGGTGAGGCCCTGAAATCCATGGCGATCCGGCATGAAATTGCCGGGCGTGCGGGTAGAGTGGTTGGTCCCAACGAAGATGCGGGACCTATGGATATGAGCAATCCCCTGGTCCAGCGCGCCATCGAAACAATGGTCACGGAGCGAATTTCCGCCGATGCGCTGGCTGCGGCCAGGGAGAATGCAGCAAAGCAGACGGCTGTGGCGAACAAAAAAAAGGAGAAGAAGCCTGCGGAACCGCTCCCGTCAGACTCGTCCTGCGAGCTTTATACGGCCCTGCTTCAAAAACTTGTCGACGCGCAACCGGTAACCAAAGCCCGGTTGCACGAACTGGCCCGTGAACGGGCGGAAGCGATCAAGCAGGAATTTGTGGAAGCGGAGACGATCGATGAGACAAGGCTGACGGTTCTTGAACCCTCAGCCGCTCAAGAAAAGGACGAGAAAGCTGTTTCTTCCGGGCTCACCCTGGATGTTCACCGCTGA